The genomic region GCACCGTTAGCCCACCAGCTATCGACACGTCCAAAGCAGCAGCTCCGCCCATTTTGCTAGCCGAAAGCTGGGACAACGCCACCGACATGACCGGCTGGTGGCTGAGCGAAAAACTTGACGGCGTGCGTGCGTACTGGGATGGGAAGCGATTCTTGTCGCGGCAAGGAAATGTTTTCCATGCGCCTGACTGGTTCACGGCCGGATTGCCGGCCTTTCCGCTCGACGGCGAGCTGTGGCTGGCCCGCA from Pirellulales bacterium harbors:
- a CDS encoding DNA ligase produces the protein MPDLQDGESTEIKGSARLPYILKNVGGVYSCSCPAWRNQSLPIERRTCKHLIRFRGEQAETERLARTVSPPAIDTSKAAAPPILLAESWDNATDMTGWWLSEKLDGVRAYWDGKRFLSRQGNVFHAPDWFTAGLPAFPLDGELWLAR